Proteins encoded by one window of Synergistaceae bacterium:
- the rfbA gene encoding glucose-1-phosphate thymidylyltransferase RfbA, giving the protein MKGIVLAGGSGTRLYPLTLVTSKQLLPVYDKPMIYYPVSVLMRARIRDILIISTPDDLPRFEKLLGSGSQFGVNFSYAEQPSPDGLAQAFIIGKKFIGTDCVAMILGDNIFAGNGLVKKLREASGNALMGNEATIFGYYVDDPERFGIVEFDGQGHAVSIEEKPEHPKSNYCVTGLYFYDNRVIEFAESLKPSKRGELEITDLNRIYLERGELNVELLGQGYSWLDTGTHESLADATNFVRTLETHQHRKIACLEEIAYLNGWITRDDVMRICEQFSKNQYGQYLRDILEGKYIDA; this is encoded by the coding sequence ATGAAGGGTATAGTTCTTGCAGGAGGCAGCGGGACACGTCTTTACCCTCTGACACTCGTAACATCAAAGCAGCTCCTTCCGGTCTACGACAAGCCGATGATATACTACCCCGTCTCTGTGCTTATGCGCGCTCGTATCCGCGACATCCTCATCATCTCTACACCCGACGACCTTCCGCGCTTCGAGAAACTTTTAGGGAGCGGCTCACAGTTCGGAGTGAATTTCTCCTATGCCGAGCAGCCATCACCTGACGGACTAGCACAGGCATTCATTATCGGCAAAAAGTTCATCGGCACGGACTGTGTAGCAATGATACTCGGCGATAACATTTTTGCGGGCAACGGCCTCGTGAAGAAGCTCCGCGAGGCTTCAGGAAATGCCTTGATGGGCAATGAAGCAACAATCTTCGGCTACTACGTCGATGACCCCGAGAGGTTCGGCATCGTTGAGTTCGACGGGCAGGGGCACGCGGTCTCGATCGAAGAGAAGCCCGAGCACCCGAAGAGCAACTACTGTGTTACGGGGCTATACTTCTACGACAACAGAGTCATAGAGTTCGCGGAGAGCCTCAAGCCCTCAAAGCGCGGAGAGCTGGAGATTACCGACCTCAACCGCATATATCTCGAGCGCGGAGAACTTAACGTCGAGCTTCTTGGGCAGGGGTACTCGTGGCTGGACACAGGAACTCATGAGAGCTTGGCCGACGCAACTAACTTTGTGCGCACGCTCGAGACACACCAGCACAGAAAGATTGCGTGCCTCGAGGAGATAGCGTACCTCAACGGCTGGATTACGCGCGACGACGTGATGAGAATCTGCGAGCAGTTCAGCAAGAACCAATACGGGCAATACCTGCGGGACATTCTGGAGGGGAAATACATCGATGCATAG
- the rfbD gene encoding dTDP-4-dehydrorhamnose reductase: MHRTLITGANGQLGRDLVRELTSRGVDCTASDIQERYSGSEDCMYIPLDITDDKDVTSAFMFTQPERVIHCAAWTAVDAAEETANRKKVFAVNAQGTENIAKACRDYGAAMTYLSTDYVFSGEGVDAWKPDENSFSPPNYYGKTKLAGELAVRLHVERYFIVRIAWVFGRNGNNFVRTMLKLAETHDTLRVVNDQIGTPTYTPDLARLLADMNESDKFGIYHATNEGGYISWYDFACEIFAQAGKSVNVIPVTTEEYGLSKAKRPHNSRLDKSKLVEAGFTPLPDWRDALRRYLADGAD; this comes from the coding sequence ATGCATAGGACACTAATAACCGGCGCGAACGGCCAGCTGGGCAGAGACCTTGTCCGCGAGCTCACGTCAAGAGGCGTTGACTGCACAGCGTCGGACATTCAGGAGAGATACTCGGGCAGCGAAGACTGCATGTATATTCCGCTGGACATAACGGACGATAAGGACGTAACTTCTGCGTTCATGTTCACCCAGCCGGAAAGGGTAATACATTGTGCGGCATGGACTGCTGTTGACGCGGCAGAGGAGACGGCTAACCGCAAGAAGGTATTTGCTGTGAACGCTCAGGGCACAGAGAACATTGCGAAGGCGTGCAGAGATTACGGTGCCGCCATGACGTACCTCAGCACGGATTACGTTTTCAGCGGGGAGGGCGTTGATGCCTGGAAGCCGGATGAAAACTCATTCTCGCCCCCGAATTATTACGGCAAAACTAAACTTGCAGGCGAGCTTGCTGTCAGGCTTCACGTCGAACGATACTTCATCGTCAGGATTGCGTGGGTCTTCGGCCGGAACGGCAATAACTTCGTCAGGACAATGCTGAAGCTCGCGGAAACTCATGACACTCTGCGCGTCGTCAATGACCAGATAGGCACGCCGACATACACGCCGGATCTTGCGCGTCTTCTTGCGGACATGAACGAGTCCGACAAATTCGGCATCTACCACGCGACGAACGAGGGCGGGTACATCAGCTGGTACGACTTTGCGTGCGAGATTTTTGCCCAAGCCGGAAAGTCCGTGAACGTCATTCCCGTAACGACGGAGGAATACGGCCTCTCGAAGGCGAAGCGTCCCCACAACTCGCGCCTTGACAAGAGCAAGCTGGTCGAGGCAGGCTTCACGCCCCTTCCTGACTGGCGGGATGCACTGAGGAGGTATTTGGCTGATGGGGCAGATTAG